In uncultured Bacteroides sp., one genomic interval encodes:
- a CDS encoding sigma-70 family RNA polymerase sigma factor — protein sequence MKEELELVKGCRTGDNAARKELYTLYSKKLLAVCYRYTGDIDVAHDILHDGFIKIYKSISKFDYRGNGSLELWMSRVMANLSLDYLQQKKKMQEVFVQEEELPDVIELPEKELYEDISDSQLMLFVTELPAGYRTVFNLFVFEEKSHKEIAALLHINEHSSTSQLHRAKSMLAKKIKEFIRNEER from the coding sequence TTGAAAGAGGAATTAGAATTGGTTAAAGGTTGTCGGACAGGTGATAATGCTGCCCGAAAGGAACTTTACACTCTTTATTCTAAGAAACTACTTGCAGTTTGTTATCGCTATACAGGCGATATAGACGTTGCGCATGATATTCTCCACGATGGTTTTATTAAAATCTACAAATCGATTTCAAAATTTGATTATCGTGGGAATGGCTCTTTAGAGTTATGGATGAGCAGAGTGATGGCAAACCTTTCATTGGACTACTTGCAGCAAAAGAAAAAAATGCAGGAAGTTTTTGTTCAGGAAGAAGAATTGCCGGATGTGATTGAACTACCCGAAAAAGAATTGTATGAAGACATTTCGGATTCACAGCTAATGCTTTTTGTGACAGAGTTGCCTGCTGGCTATCGTACAGTGTTCAACTTATTCGTGTTCGAAGAAAAGTCTCACAAAGAAATTGCTGCTTTACTTCACATCAATGAACATTCATCCACTTCACAACTTCATAGAGCAAAAAGTATGTTAGCTAAGAAAATTAAAGAATTTATCCGCAATGAAGAAAGATGA